tttGTGTGATGGATAGTTGTgtaattgttttgattttttaattggTGATCTAGGGGTTTGTGTTTGATTAAGGGTTTTTAGTTCTGAATGTTGCACATATAGCTTTGTTGTTTTTCACGGTCTTTATATGCTGGTTTTGTAGATGATTTGCCTCTAATTGTTATAGAGGGTTTGTTCGCTTTTGTGCTTGTGTATGGGTTTATAGGTGTGGTTTTCGTGAAGGCTTcgctttcttaaaaaaaatttggtgTCCTCAGACATGCTTCTTATGCTCGTGATTTGAATTTGGATTACATGAAGTTGAttgctttttaaatattttttgtttatatacatGTAAGCTAAAGTGTAGCTTACCTTTTGTGCAACAGAAGCTGCAGATTTGCTCCAGAAGCTATCACTGGATCCTCAAGCTAAGACGGAAAATTCACAGTCCACTAAGGTGTTTGCAAATTGTAACATTAGTGTTAGTACCTGTAGTCACATATGTGTTTTTATCTCTGTGTCTAACCTTGTCTACTTACAGCCTATTGTAGATTCAGGTAATGTGCCGAATGGTCAGATCCAATCATCTGATCGGTCTTTGACACCGTTGTTACCTGATCCCATGGATCCAACAATGTGGTATGCTAATGGTTATGCTCCATATTATTACGGAGGTAATTCTATTATTCTTAATATGAACTTTTTCTTAAATGATGAAGTGTTTAGAATGGAATAAAGCATTTGCTTTtttaatacttatataaagcATTGGTATACTCTGAAAAtcagttaaaataatttttttctggaCAGGGTATGATGGGACTGGTAATGGGTGGGATGATTACTCTAATTACTTGAAGCCGGATGGAGTCGATATGTCACATGTAAGATTTCAGTTCTGTCATTTCATattctcttttatttttaagtatCTTAGAACGTAAGTCTTCCTTTCCATACCCATTTTATCTGCCATATCATAAGAATAGCCTAAACCGTACAAAGAATTATTACTTCTTAACTAACACAGGACAAACTTGTTCtaattttttgtttgatattcTATATCTCAATTTTGCATATTATTAGGGGGTGTATGGTGGTTATGGTTATGCACCCTACGGTGCTTATTCACCTGCGGGTACGCCTGTTCCTACACTTGGCCATGATGGTCAGCTTTATGCAGCTCAACAGTACCAGTACCCGGCCTCTTATTTTCAGCCTGCAGCTGCCCCTGCAAAAGGTGATATTTCAACCGCTGCACCCGCCGACCAACCAATTTTGTCTATTGAAACTCCTAAAGGGAAGCCTAATGGCATTGCAAATAGTGGTGGTGTAAAAGGAAACAAAGGTTCAACAGCATTGAAACCGACATATCAGAATTCATCTTATATTAGCTCATCATATAATGCAAATAGCTCCAATGGAACGGGTGTGTTCCCAGGAGGAGTTCCAGCTTCTGGATATGTTTATGATGCCTCACGATCTTCTGTCCCTTGGTTTGATGGTTCAGTCTACTCCAATGGAAAGACCGGTCCATTGAGTAGCACTTCCTTTAACCAATATACGTCCAATGGGAATGGTGTACCAGTGTCTAAGAATCAGAATGCTCGTCCTCATCACCAGTTCACGGTACGTTACATGTTTTAATTACATGTGAAAATTAGAAAGTGTTGGGAGTCATTAATGTTCTCAAACCCTGATACATCTAATTCTAGTTGAAAAAAGTAAGGAGGGTAACAAAAACTAAAGTAGGCGGAAATTATACAAATTAAAAGTCAAGGCTTCTGCCCTGTGATGAATAACTGATTGCGATCTTGTTGTGGGGCGTTTTTCATTTTTACTTTTGCTTATTTAGGGCATTGCTAATGGTTTATTAGgtgttttttttatgtatattaaagttttaataGAAATTTCTGTCTTATGTGCAAAATTTGTCAAGCAAAGTTCCTTGGTTTTGGGTTCCCTACGTTTTCATGTTACTAGTCATCATTCCTGTGTTTCTGAACACTAAGAATTTGTAATGTCTTCTCTCCAGGGATATAACAATCGAAGACCATTATCTGGTCTTAATTCAGGGAATGGTTATGTGAACAGGATGTATTCGAACAAGTTCTACAACCAGAATGGTATCTCTTACAGATCTGGTTTTTATGGGTCTAATGGTTATGATTCCCGGACTATGGGAAGTGGGTGGTTCTCTGTTGATAACAAGTACAAACCCAGGGGACGAGGCAATGGTTGTGCGAATTACGGAAATGGGAATGTTGACGGATTAAATGAACTGAACAGGGGCCCAAGAGCAAAGAGCTTCAAGAATCAAAAAGGTGCTGTTCCTGCTTCTGTAGCTGTAAAGGGACAGGACAACCTTGTCACGGGGACCAATGGAAGTACTGAGGACAGTAGGGTGGATAAAGAGAACGGACAATACAACAGAGCTGATTTTCCTATAACATATGCTGATGCCAAGTTTTTCATTATAAAGTCTTACAGTGAAGACGATGTTCATAAGAGTGTCAAGTACAATGTGTGGTCAAGTACACAAAATGGAAACAAGAAGCTTGATGCAGCGTACCATGAAGCGCAGCAGAATTCTGGCCACTGCCCCGTCTTTCTGCTTTTCTCAGTGAGCTCGCTGGATACAAACTTACTTTTTACTGGAACATGAATtgtattcatatatttatatcattattctTCTTCTGAAATTTCCAGGTTAATACTAGTGGACAATTTGTTGGTGTTGCGGAGATGTCAGGGCCAGTTGATTTTGACAAGATTCTTGAGTATTGGCAACAAGACAAGTGGGTTGGCTGTTTCCCGGTAAAGTGGCACATTGTGAAGGATGTGCCTAACAGTTTGTTGAAGCACATTACCCTTGAGAACAATGAGAACAAACCTGTAACCAACAGCAGGGATACCCAAGAGGTGGGTGGTTT
This genomic window from Daucus carota subsp. sativus chromosome 7, DH1 v3.0, whole genome shotgun sequence contains:
- the LOC108196126 gene encoding YTH domain-containing protein ECT2, encoding MATGCAPAEKAADLLQKLSLDPQAKTENSQSTKPIVDSGNVPNGQIQSSDRSLTPLLPDPMDPTMWYANGYAPYYYGGYDGTGNGWDDYSNYLKPDGVDMSHGVYGGYGYAPYGAYSPAGTPVPTLGHDGQLYAAQQYQYPASYFQPAAAPAKGDISTAAPADQPILSIETPKGKPNGIANSGGVKGNKGSTALKPTYQNSSYISSSYNANSSNGTGVFPGGVPASGYVYDASRSSVPWFDGSVYSNGKTGPLSSTSFNQYTSNGNGVPVSKNQNARPHHQFTGYNNRRPLSGLNSGNGYVNRMYSNKFYNQNGISYRSGFYGSNGYDSRTMGSGWFSVDNKYKPRGRGNGCANYGNGNVDGLNELNRGPRAKSFKNQKGAVPASVAVKGQDNLVTGTNGSTEDSRVDKENGQYNRADFPITYADAKFFIIKSYSEDDVHKSVKYNVWSSTQNGNKKLDAAYHEAQQNSGHCPVFLLFSVNTSGQFVGVAEMSGPVDFDKILEYWQQDKWVGCFPVKWHIVKDVPNSLLKHITLENNENKPVTNSRDTQEVKLEQGLQLLKIFQDYTSAQSVLDDFDFYEDRQKKIQDRKAKQQLIQKQLSEGKPTDESAKEGSNVEVTTEKSVDVPSNLTKNATRAVFAKGDANVLENVATVEAQEVSKPVTVTAKELVSNGVANGC